A stretch of Endozoicomonas sp. SCSIO W0465 DNA encodes these proteins:
- a CDS encoding IS1182 family transposase encodes MSSIKFKDNPADFDQHLMFPSNIFDLLPPDHDCFVFEDIFKHIDTSEVEKQYHHLGQNAYHPRLIISILIYAYSHGVFSSREIERRCNQDLAFMYIAKQHCPNFRVLSDFRKNQATFFKSSFKQSVLLARELQMASLGHIALDGSKFKADSSKHKAMSYARLKAKEAELMAEVEALIKKAETSDSEEDDAYQQETGYSIPEDLQFKQERLEKIQEAKKALEEREQALNPDKPIDDKKQISFADHDARIMGKKGSGYQYSYNAQISVDSDNGIIVGQHISQHANDKQEVKPALEAIAEATDNASIGKMSEDNGYYSGPNLQAFDDANIDAYMATDRQEKPATEGLEDSDRKFVKADFIYHEADDSFTCPAGEKLIYNTASKAKHKSYRVSKDICRDCPLRKRCSGDNKDPGKVIRTDRHEAIRQAMNRKMETKEAKAVYERRKVIAEPPFGQIKNSGFRGFSVRGKEKVAGEFSLVCSAYNFKKIVKSVSTGSIRLEEAKRLKMAA; translated from the coding sequence GTTTTTGAAGATATCTTCAAGCATATCGACACCTCTGAAGTGGAAAAGCAGTATCACCATCTTGGCCAGAATGCCTACCACCCACGACTGATTATATCGATCCTGATCTATGCCTATAGCCATGGTGTGTTCAGCTCCAGGGAGATTGAACGGCGCTGCAATCAGGACTTGGCTTTCATGTATATCGCCAAACAGCACTGCCCAAATTTCCGGGTGCTCAGTGACTTTCGTAAAAACCAGGCCACCTTTTTTAAAAGCAGTTTCAAACAGAGCGTGCTGCTCGCCCGGGAACTACAGATGGCCTCGCTGGGCCACATCGCTCTTGATGGTTCCAAATTCAAAGCCGACTCATCAAAGCATAAGGCCATGAGCTACGCACGACTTAAGGCCAAAGAAGCTGAATTAATGGCTGAAGTTGAGGCCCTGATTAAAAAAGCCGAAACCAGTGACAGTGAAGAGGACGATGCTTATCAGCAGGAGACTGGCTACAGCATTCCTGAAGACTTGCAATTCAAGCAGGAACGGTTAGAGAAAATCCAGGAGGCCAAAAAAGCGCTTGAAGAACGGGAACAGGCCCTGAATCCCGATAAGCCGATAGACGACAAAAAGCAAATCAGCTTTGCTGATCATGATGCCAGGATCATGGGTAAAAAAGGCAGTGGCTATCAGTACAGTTATAACGCCCAGATCAGCGTCGACAGCGATAATGGTATCATTGTTGGCCAGCACATCAGCCAGCATGCCAATGACAAGCAGGAAGTAAAGCCTGCACTTGAAGCCATTGCAGAAGCAACAGATAACGCGTCCATTGGCAAAATGAGTGAGGATAATGGCTATTACTCAGGGCCCAACCTGCAAGCGTTTGATGATGCGAACATTGACGCTTACATGGCTACGGATCGACAGGAGAAGCCTGCAACAGAGGGACTGGAAGACTCTGACAGAAAGTTTGTCAAAGCGGATTTTATTTACCATGAAGCAGACGACAGCTTTACCTGCCCTGCCGGTGAGAAGCTGATTTATAACACGGCTAGCAAAGCAAAACACAAAAGCTACCGCGTCAGTAAAGATATCTGCCGGGATTGCCCGTTACGTAAAAGGTGCAGTGGTGACAACAAAGACCCGGGGAAAGTGATTCGCACAGACCGCCACGAAGCCATACGCCAGGCGATGAACCGCAAAATGGAAACCAAAGAGGCCAAAGCGGTTTATGAGCGTCGCAAGGTGATTGCGGAACCGCCTTTTGGCCAAATCAAGAACTCAGGATTCAGAGGGTTCAGTGTCCGGGGTAAGGAAAAAGTGGCTGGAGAATTTTCACTGGTCTGCAGTGCTTATAATTTCAAAAAAATTGTCAAATCGGTTTCAACGGGATCAATCCGTCTTGAAGAAGCAAAAAGGCTTAAAATGGCAGCATAA
- a CDS encoding IS4 family transposase, giving the protein MNRPVRTRMPGAVGRAGERPALTRFKVAAELSAHTGNSLSSSCEGYTALVTGAYRLIENEAVKPEAIAEAGFQATAKIARQSRLLLALEDTTTLGYKHAVRSELGDLGGPEGSKTRGFHVHSVFLVDADTERSIGLIDQERWVREDVQRGKKNQRRQLPYEGKESFKWQRASENTEQRMGGKMPDIISVCDREADIYEYMHYKLDNRQRFVVRATQNRILVDGELLLFDSLAQTEVLGKYTIVVPQKGGRKKRKATLQVKRKKMTIQAPQRPGGRPEPVTMNIVSAEEIGNDSEDRLHWVLLTTEDIETFEDCRSIIRFYELRWRIEEFHKAWKSGAGVERLRLQSPDNIERLAVILMFVAVRLMQIREALMLPNDRQHKDRKLWSEKTLANEVVSDDEWQVLWLTYEKKALPDKPPTVTWLLQTIARLGGWGDSKHTGQPGWLVVWEGWAKLQDRVKTWQIARQFSAGEM; this is encoded by the coding sequence TTGAACCGCCCGGTGCGGACCCGCATGCCGGGTGCTGTGGGGAGGGCTGGAGAAAGACCGGCCCTTACCCGATTCAAAGTTGCTGCCGAGCTTTCAGCTCATACCGGTAATTCTTTGTCATCTTCATGCGAAGGTTATACCGCACTGGTAACTGGAGCTTACCGGCTGATTGAGAATGAGGCCGTAAAGCCTGAAGCAATAGCTGAGGCAGGCTTTCAGGCAACTGCCAAAATAGCGAGACAGTCTCGCCTACTTCTGGCTCTCGAAGATACAACAACCCTGGGTTATAAACATGCTGTCAGATCCGAGCTTGGTGATCTTGGAGGTCCTGAAGGCTCTAAAACCAGAGGATTCCACGTCCACTCTGTCTTCTTGGTTGATGCGGATACAGAGCGAAGCATTGGGCTTATTGATCAAGAACGATGGGTTAGAGAGGACGTTCAGCGGGGGAAAAAGAACCAACGTCGTCAGCTACCTTACGAGGGAAAGGAAAGCTTTAAGTGGCAAAGAGCCTCTGAAAACACAGAACAAAGGATGGGGGGTAAAATGCCTGACATCATCAGTGTTTGCGACCGGGAGGCGGATATATACGAATATATGCACTACAAACTGGATAACCGACAGCGGTTTGTTGTAAGAGCTACACAAAACAGAATCCTGGTGGATGGCGAACTCTTATTATTTGATTCCTTAGCTCAGACTGAAGTGTTGGGGAAATATACGATAGTGGTTCCTCAAAAAGGAGGTAGAAAGAAGCGAAAGGCAACGCTGCAGGTCAAAAGAAAGAAGATGACAATACAGGCGCCGCAAAGGCCAGGCGGCAGGCCGGAACCGGTAACTATGAATATTGTGTCGGCTGAAGAGATTGGCAATGACTCCGAAGACCGTTTGCACTGGGTACTATTGACAACTGAAGATATTGAAACATTCGAAGACTGTCGCTCTATCATTCGATTTTACGAGCTCCGATGGCGAATAGAAGAGTTCCATAAGGCTTGGAAATCGGGAGCAGGAGTAGAAAGGCTTCGTCTGCAATCTCCGGATAACATTGAACGACTTGCGGTCATATTAATGTTTGTCGCTGTCAGACTAATGCAAATCCGTGAAGCATTAATGTTACCGAATGACAGGCAGCACAAAGACAGAAAGCTTTGGAGTGAAAAAACACTCGCGAATGAGGTGGTCAGTGATGATGAATGGCAGGTTCTCTGGCTAACCTATGAAAAAAAAGCGTTGCCCGATAAGCCGCCAACAGTCACTTGGCTGCTTCAAACGATTGCTCGGCTTGGTGGTTGGGGTGATTCAAAGCATACAGGGCAGCCCGGCTGGTTAGTGGTATGGGAAGGCTGGGCGAAATTGCAGGATCGGGTAAAAACCTGGCAGATAGCCCGGCAGTTCAGCGCTGGAGAGATGTGA
- a CDS encoding IS1595 family transposase has product MCKNTIQFQKGLGIMQFLANYGSEEQCENALSSWRWPDGFQCPKCGSRSFCKLHRKAEFQCNCCRCQTSLTSNTIFDSTKLPLATWFLGIYLVTQNKAGISCLTLHRQLGISYNAALRMKHKLMQVMMERDNSWQLSGFVQIDDAYWGGERHGGRRGRGSENKAPFVAAVQTDADNHPIYMKFNAVDNFRRKTIQEWAEHALKKGVRAVSDGLSCFRGIEDAGCQHTAIITGGGHASMENELFTWVNTMLGNVKTAITGTYHKLDPKHLGRYLSEFNYRFNRRFDMPSMISRLGGCPRTSY; this is encoded by the coding sequence ATGTGTAAAAACACCATTCAGTTCCAAAAAGGCCTTGGCATTATGCAATTTCTGGCTAATTACGGCAGTGAAGAGCAGTGTGAGAACGCGCTGTCCTCTTGGCGCTGGCCAGATGGCTTCCAATGCCCGAAGTGTGGCTCCCGCAGTTTCTGCAAGCTTCACCGGAAAGCTGAATTCCAGTGCAATTGCTGCCGTTGCCAAACCTCGCTTACCAGTAACACTATCTTTGACTCAACAAAGCTGCCTCTAGCTACCTGGTTTCTGGGTATCTATCTCGTCACCCAGAATAAAGCGGGGATTTCTTGCCTGACGCTTCATCGACAACTTGGCATTTCCTACAATGCCGCATTGCGCATGAAACACAAACTCATGCAGGTCATGATGGAAAGAGATAACAGCTGGCAGTTGAGTGGTTTTGTTCAGATTGATGACGCCTATTGGGGCGGAGAGCGCCACGGAGGCCGCCGGGGCAGAGGCTCAGAGAACAAAGCCCCCTTCGTGGCCGCAGTTCAGACAGATGCTGATAACCACCCTATCTACATGAAGTTCAATGCCGTTGATAACTTCCGGCGAAAAACCATTCAGGAGTGGGCAGAACATGCCCTGAAAAAGGGTGTCCGGGCCGTCAGCGATGGCTTGTCCTGTTTCCGGGGTATTGAAGATGCCGGATGCCAGCACACAGCCATCATTACCGGTGGTGGGCATGCATCCATGGAGAATGAGTTGTTCACCTGGGTAAATACCATGCTGGGAAACGTGAAAACAGCGATTACCGGTACTTACCATAAGCTCGACCCCAAGCATCTGGGCCGTTATCTATCAGAGTTCAACTATCGGTTTAACCGGCGTTTTGATATGCCTTCAATGATCTCAAGGCTAGGAGGCTGTCCGAGAACTAGCTATTGA